A genomic stretch from candidate division TA06 bacterium includes:
- a CDS encoding T9SS type A sorting domain-containing protein, with protein MRTQASVAKVWRAFKALPFDRLNVRRNRDEAKMRTFSLLVGRMQQEVIQMRWMFVVIVLLAVPFMSFAQDDAGQPYPCEEDLIEVMFAWDSEVRLRSGALADLTTNALVGVDEVLQKLAWFEWYRIADVPEEQLDEIQFRGEANTGKPVYNLNNIYRLRIPKALDVWAISKDLEALDGIMLARPVPKPTPPPLPPDYEPQQGYLDPASSTPTGIDAEYAWTQPGGDGTGVTVCDLEYSWKYNHTDIPKALNSQINSNVFDPFSDDNHGTAVIGELVSDTSGSWGTTGICYGASLKTCGTNYGSPTPTWNVPGAMTVAIANLTAGDVILLEQQWDYTGSWGFVPIEWWLNYSPSPQSYNGVYAAIVNAVSNGIHVVEAGGNGNIDTDLLTWYGNSGAIIVGAGGAYTGGFYPEGDLERLSFSSYGSRFDLQGWGEDVVTTGYGDLYSAEGDTLWYTNSFSGTSSASPIVAGAVACCVGYWTANISSTPPSPAYVRTLLTNTGTPQIFPPSGSIGPRPDLAAAFAAMPPPSLTVTNTNDTGTGSLRWAITQANTRPGLDTIDFNITGPGPHTIQPPTPLPSITDMSGVLIDGYTEQGSQPNTQPRGSPTDAILMIQIDGSNTSLANGFHIPSNNNTLRGLVINRFYNGVVIDGGMNNHVTGCYIGTDSMGYSEFGDVNQTGVWVRNGAASNVIGGPNLDDRNLISGWDFGQVDIVGLGSDNNTVEGNYIGTEKDGMAAIGGVGTTGNGVSIFEDLGASPMYSVVTDNVISGNPWMGIEIAGPGPGFNTVVNNYIGLDATGAGALGNGWHGVYLLDNTQNNTIGPDNIIAFNDSAGVCVFHEPTDFNTITQNSIYDNGELGIDLADDSVTTNDPGDLDMGPNQELNFPVITAAFYNPSSGTASVAGAIDIDTNPAQAIVEVFLADPDPTSYGEGRVYLGSATPDGAGNWNAVVTGVSAGEWLTATTTDVNGNTSEFSATIAVVAVGVEETSDIGLPKTFPLTQNHPNPFNSITDIKYGLPNDSYVKLDIFNVSGQKVATLVDEKQSPGYKAVRWNASSFAAGVYFYRLDTGDYTATQKMILMR; from the coding sequence GAGGAGGACCTGATCGAGGTGATGTTCGCATGGGATTCAGAGGTGCGGCTCCGCAGCGGGGCACTTGCCGATCTGACAACTAACGCTCTGGTGGGAGTGGACGAAGTCCTCCAGAAGCTTGCCTGGTTTGAGTGGTACAGAATCGCTGATGTCCCAGAGGAACAGCTGGACGAAATCCAGTTTCGTGGTGAAGCGAATACGGGCAAGCCTGTATACAACCTGAACAATATCTATCGCCTGCGTATCCCGAAGGCGCTGGACGTCTGGGCAATCAGCAAAGACCTTGAGGCACTCGACGGCATAATGCTTGCCCGACCCGTACCTAAGCCAACACCTCCTCCCTTGCCGCCTGACTACGAACCACAGCAAGGCTACCTGGATCCTGCCAGTTCCACGCCGACAGGAATTGATGCGGAATATGCCTGGACACAACCCGGCGGAGATGGGACGGGGGTCACCGTCTGTGATCTGGAATACAGCTGGAAGTACAACCACACAGACATACCCAAAGCCCTTAACTCCCAGATTAATTCGAACGTATTCGATCCCTTCAGTGACGACAACCACGGCACGGCGGTCATTGGAGAATTGGTCTCCGATACAAGTGGTAGTTGGGGGACCACAGGCATCTGCTATGGGGCGTCCTTGAAGACTTGTGGAACCAATTATGGTAGCCCCACTCCAACCTGGAATGTTCCGGGTGCTATGACTGTGGCAATTGCCAACTTGACTGCGGGTGATGTGATCCTCCTGGAGCAACAGTGGGACTATACCGGCTCCTGGGGCTTCGTTCCCATCGAGTGGTGGCTCAATTATAGCCCAAGTCCTCAATCGTACAACGGAGTCTATGCGGCCATTGTCAATGCTGTCTCGAACGGTATTCATGTAGTCGAGGCAGGCGGGAATGGCAATATCGATACTGATCTCCTCACCTGGTACGGGAACTCAGGGGCCATAATCGTGGGTGCTGGAGGAGCATACACTGGAGGGTTCTATCCGGAAGGAGACCTTGAGAGGCTCTCCTTTTCCAGCTACGGCTCCCGGTTCGACCTTCAGGGCTGGGGTGAGGACGTGGTCACCACCGGGTACGGTGATCTCTATAGCGCCGAAGGCGACACCCTCTGGTACACCAATAGTTTTTCCGGCACGTCCAGCGCCTCCCCCATCGTTGCAGGGGCCGTCGCCTGCTGCGTGGGCTACTGGACTGCAAATATCTCCTCGACGCCTCCGTCACCAGCCTATGTCCGGACCCTTCTGACAAACACTGGCACCCCTCAGATCTTTCCACCCTCGGGAAGTATTGGGCCCCGACCGGATCTCGCGGCAGCGTTTGCAGCCATGCCCCCTCCATCGCTTACAGTGACCAATACCAACGATACCGGAACAGGAAGCTTAAGGTGGGCTATTACCCAGGCAAATACCAGACCCGGACTCGACACCATTGACTTCAACATCACGGGTCCTGGACCTCATACCATTCAGCCTCCTACTCCTCTTCCCTCAATCACAGATATGTCTGGCGTTCTCATCGACGGCTACACCGAGCAAGGGTCTCAGCCAAACACCCAACCCCGGGGGTCTCCGACTGACGCGATCTTGATGATTCAGATAGACGGCTCCAACACCTCTCTCGCAAACGGATTCCACATCCCCTCCAACAACAACACTCTTCGAGGACTGGTAATAAACAGGTTCTACAATGGGGTGGTCATCGACGGTGGGATGAACAACCATGTGACCGGCTGTTATATTGGAACAGATAGTATGGGCTATTCCGAATTCGGAGATGTCAACCAGACAGGTGTGTGGGTACGAAATGGTGCTGCAAGCAACGTGATTGGCGGACCCAATCTTGACGACCGAAACCTCATTTCAGGATGGGATTTTGGCCAGGTGGACATAGTGGGCCTGGGCTCAGACAACAACACTGTTGAGGGCAACTACATAGGGACGGAGAAGGATGGGATGGCTGCCATTGGAGGGGTTGGGACAACGGGGAACGGAGTCTCCATCTTCGAGGACCTCGGTGCCAGTCCTATGTACAGTGTGGTTACCGATAATGTGATCTCAGGGAATCCCTGGATGGGGATTGAGATAGCAGGTCCTGGTCCAGGTTTCAATACAGTTGTCAACAACTATATCGGACTCGATGCAACAGGTGCAGGAGCACTTGGAAATGGCTGGCACGGAGTCTATCTCCTTGACAACACCCAGAACAACACCATTGGCCCCGACAACATCATCGCCTTCAACGACTCGGCTGGAGTCTGTGTGTTCCATGAGCCCACCGATTTCAACACCATCACCCAGAACTCCATCTATGACAATGGTGAGCTGGGGATAGACCTCGCTGATGATAGTGTAACCACCAACGATCCAGGAGACCTCGATATGGGACCGAATCAAGAGCTCAACTTCCCGGTGATAACAGCGGCTTTTTACAATCCATCTTCCGGCACTGCAAGTGTTGCCGGGGCCATTGACATCGACACAAATCCTGCCCAAGCAATTGTCGAGGTCTTCCTGGCCGACCCTGACCCAACAAGCTATGGAGAGGGGCGAGTCTACCTTGGCTCCGCAACGCCTGATGGAGCAGGGAATTGGAATGCTGTCGTGACAGGGGTTTCGGCTGGTGAGTGGCTGACCGCCACAACAACGGATGTGAATGGAAACACTTCAGAGTTCAGTGCAACCATAGCAGTAGTAGCTGTTGGTGTAGAGGAGACATCGGATATTGGACTCCCCAAGACGTTTCCTCTGACGCAGAACCATCCCAACCCGTTCAATTCAATAACAGATATCAAGTATGGTCTGCCCAACGACAGCTACGTCAAGCTCGATATTTTCAATGTATCGGGACAGAAGGTTGCCACTCTGGTAGATGAGAAGCAATCGCCTGGATACAAGGCTGTCAGGTGGAATGCAAGCTCATTTGCCGCCGGTGTCTACTTCTATCGCTTAGATACAGGCGACTACACAGCGACCCAGAAGATGATACTCATGCGGTAG